One genomic segment of Novisyntrophococcus fermenticellae includes these proteins:
- the pfkB gene encoding 1-phosphofructokinase: MVYTVTFNPSLDYVVAVDDFQLGMTNRTTSEQLYPGGKGINVSVILKHLGVESTALGFTAGFIGEEIRRNAQEIGVNASFIRIDKGNSRINLKLRTIEGTEINGRGPSIPVEKVHELLENLEQLQDGDVLVLAGSIPASIPDSIYRDILKRVAEKEIMTVVDATGDLLVNVLEYHPFLIKPNQHELEEIFQIQITERGEIVHYAKLLQEQGAKNVLVSMGGKGAILVAADGEVYDAAAPKGKLMNGVGAGDSMVAGFLSGWMAEHNYQHAFHMGVAAGSATAFSEYLAERDEVERVYHQIMKEDM; encoded by the coding sequence ATGGTCTATACGGTAACCTTTAACCCGTCTCTTGATTATGTGGTTGCAGTCGATGATTTTCAGCTGGGTATGACAAACCGCACCACATCGGAACAGTTATATCCGGGAGGGAAGGGAATTAATGTTTCTGTTATACTAAAGCACCTGGGAGTAGAAAGTACGGCACTTGGCTTTACCGCCGGTTTTATCGGCGAAGAAATCCGGCGAAATGCGCAGGAAATCGGGGTAAATGCCAGCTTTATCCGGATTGACAAAGGGAACTCGAGGATCAACTTAAAGCTGCGTACAATTGAAGGGACAGAGATTAATGGACGCGGGCCTTCTATCCCGGTTGAGAAGGTACATGAACTTCTGGAAAATCTGGAACAATTACAGGACGGGGATGTTCTGGTACTGGCCGGAAGTATACCTGCGAGCATTCCAGACAGTATTTATCGTGATATTCTGAAGCGGGTGGCTGAAAAAGAGATTATGACAGTCGTAGATGCGACCGGGGATCTGCTGGTCAATGTACTGGAGTACCATCCGTTTCTGATAAAACCAAACCAGCATGAACTCGAGGAGATTTTTCAGATTCAGATTACAGAAAGGGGTGAAATCGTGCATTATGCGAAGCTGCTGCAGGAGCAGGGAGCTAAGAATGTTCTGGTATCCATGGGAGGAAAAGGAGCCATCCTTGTTGCAGCTGACGGCGAAGTATACGATGCAGCAGCACCAAAGGGAAAACTGATGAATGGGGTCGGAGCAGGCGACTCTATGGTTGCCGGATTCTTAAGCGGCTGGATGGCGGAACATAACTATCAGCACGCATTTCACATGGGAGTGGCAGCCGGAAGTGCAACCGCGTTTTCAGAATATCTGGCAGAGCGGGACGAAGTAGAACGTGTCTATCATCAAATTATGAAGGAGGATATGTGA